One segment of Rosa chinensis cultivar Old Blush chromosome 6, RchiOBHm-V2, whole genome shotgun sequence DNA contains the following:
- the LOC121050065 gene encoding uncharacterized protein LOC121050065 has translation MKDYGIQESWTKDFVIKNLQLHPPSLESYRLYYEPVMFLSDGSILISYCNEVFISYNQEMDSYLKIEGYSGTIIAYHPSFVSLCTFSNGAKVERIRDSKMYDKLCAEFYDDYAGYEVVPPQDSEKRNTCSDQSALVEGLSKATKSSLDSPWRIGTQCARCDGNLGYVFRGKGFAVCENCFDKGFF, from the exons ATGAAGGATTACGGAATCCAAGAGTCTTGGACTAAAGATTTTGTTATAAAAAACTTGCAGCTTCATCCGCCATCACTAGAGTCCTATAGACTATATTATGAACCAGTTATGTTTTTGAGTGATGGGAGCATTCTAATATCATACTGTAATGaagttttcatttcttataacCAAGAAATGGATAGTTACTTGAAAATCGAAGGTTACTCGGGAACGATAATTGCTTACCATCCAAGCTTTGTTTCCCTTTGCACTTTTTCAAATGGAGCGAAAGTTGAGAG GATAAGAGATAGTAAGATGTATGACAAGTTGTGTGCTGAATTTTATGATGACTATGCTGGTTATGAGGTGGTGCCACCCCAAGATTCCGAAAAACGTAACACCTGCTCCGACCAGTCTGCTCTTGTAGAGGGTCTTTCAAAGGCCACAAAATCCTCT CTGGATTCCCCTTGGAGGATTGGGACTCAATGTGCTCGATGCGATGGAAACCTGGGTTATGTTTTCAGAGGCAAGGGGTTTGCAGTGTGTGAAAATTGCTTCGACAAAGGTTTTTTCTGA
- the LOC121050066 gene encoding F-box protein At3g07870-like, with protein MKEECATSDKYIELTFEHMLRERFPASLYFQFINSCNGFICLEGNQGRSIIDEKSFYVCNPVTGEFITIPLAKEKYIERDAFVGLGFSAVTNEYKVLQTSTSVYDQGEKEAEIYTIGSRGVWRSIGKAPVQRVELPMNSYLHGALHWAPSLSVFSPTGECIHSFDFEKEEFRRLPLPSCVVHVEESWYKEKAWRLGVLQEYKVVSF; from the coding sequence ATGAAAGAAGAATGTGCTACTTCTGATAAGTACATAGAACTGACTTTCGAGCATATGTTAAGAGAGAGGTTTCCTGCTTCTTTATATTTTCAGTTTATAAATTCGTGCAATGGTTTCATTTGTTTAGAAGGAAATCAAGGAAGGAGTATTATAGATGAGAAGAGCTTTTATGTGTGCAACCCGGTTACGGGCGAGTTCATCACTATCCCGCTAGCTAAGGAAAAGTATATAGAGAGGGATGCATTTGTGGGACTTGGTTTTAGCGCTGTGACCAATGAGTACAAGGTGTTGCAAACGAGCACCTCCGTTTACGACCAGGGGGAGAAGGAAGCTGAGATTTATACAATCGGTAGTAGAGGAGTGTGGAGAAGTATTGGAAAGGCTCCTGTGCAACGTGTTGAATTACCTATGAATTCTTATTTGCACGGAGCTCTTCATTGGGCTCCATCACTTTCGGTTTTTTCTCCTACAGGCGAGTGTATACATTCTTTCGACTTTGAAAAAGAAGAGTTTCGACGACTACCCCTACCAAGCTGCGTTGTACACGTGGAGGAGTCATGGTACAAGGAGAAGGCATGGAGGTTGGGGGTGCTACAAGAGTACAAGGTTGTCTCTTTTTAG